In the Podospora pseudocomata strain CBS 415.72m chromosome 5, whole genome shotgun sequence genome, one interval contains:
- a CDS encoding hypothetical protein (EggNog:ENOG503NUM0; COG:I), which produces MSRDNVLCPRAVQDLIADGHIIVIYDEYVLKLDSWLERHPGGSLAILHMVGKDATDEINAYHKPPTLKTMKAFRIGRKPPGIWTNTTPPIRGGVYVKEPEEKPAVESTIPTDVSDAEDSSVLETSISDLSESRSTGTAPTSEDSCGEDPEETTIERMGETDGETFRFRSAKKIYVGKKDPLAFTTWAEKQDEARDILEYPSVDPAVQQDIVKKYRELHEKVYELNLYDCPYIEYAKEMCRYTTLFVASMTALYNQWYLTSAFFLGLFWHQIMFVAHDAGHRAITGNFVIDSLIGMFVADFCCGLSIGWWKSSHNVHHLITNMPEHDPDIQNVPIFATSPSFFRSLHSTYYDFTFIWDAAANFLVPFQKYTYYPVMGIARFNLYLLSWLHVLSSKASSLGSSKAWWIRPAEIAMMSCYWYIFGYLLLWCTLPSWPVRIGFVLVSHIVTMPLHVQITLSHWAMSTSDLGESESFPQRQLRTTMDVDCPAWLDFIHGGLQFQAVHHLFPRVPRHNLRKVQTLVKQFCAETNIPYVLLSFEDGNKKVLNRLQEVGDQVEHLINCQKYMAATGESGLH; this is translated from the exons ATGTCGCGCGACAACGTCCTCTGCCCACGGGCGGTTCAGGACCTCATCGCCGACGGCCACATCATTGTCATCTACGACGAATATGTACTGAAACTGGACTCGTGGCTGGAAAGGCATCCCGGTGGCAGTCTGGCCATTCTTCACATGGTTGGAAAGGATGCGACGGACGAGATCAATGC GTAccacaaacccccaacaTTAAAGACCATGAAGGCTTTCCGTATTGGTCGCAAGCCTCCCGGCATCTGGACgaacacaacaccaccaattCGCGGCGGCGTCTACGTCAAGGAGCCCGAGGAGAAGCCCGCTGTCGaatccaccatccccaccgACGTATCCGATGCCGAGGACTCTTCAGTTTTGGAGACGAGCATTAGCGATCTCTCCGAGTCGCGAAGCACGGGCACAGCTCCTACTTCAGAGGATAGCTGCGGAGAGGACCCCGAGGAGACCACAATCGAGCGCATGGGTGAGACAGATGGCGAGACATTTAGATTCCGGTCTGCCAAGAAAATTTATGTTGGAAAGAAGGACCCTCTGGCATTTACTACCTGGGCCGAGAAGCAGGATGAGGCCCGCGACATCCTCGAGTATCCCTCTGTCGACCCAGCTGTGCAGCAAGACATTGTCAAGAAATACCGCGAGCTCCATGAAAAGGTTTACGAACTCAACCTCTACGACTGCCCCTACATCGAGTATGCCAAGGAGATGTGCCGCTACACGACTCTGTTCGTCGCTTCCATGACCGCTCTCTATAATCAGTGGTACTTGACATCAGCTTTCTTCCTGGGCTTGTTCTGGCATCAGATCATGTTCGTTGCGCACGATGCCGGCCATCGCGCCATCACCGGAAACTTTGTTATCGACAGTCTAATTGGCATGTTCGTCGCCGACTTTTGCTGCGGTCTTTCGATTGGTTGGTGGAAGAGCAGTCACAATGTTCAccatctcatcaccaacatgccCGAGCACGATCCCGATATCCAGAACGTCCCTATCTTCGccacctcgccctctttCTTCAGGAGCCTTCACTCGACCTACTACGACTTCACCTTCATCTGGGACGCCGCTGCCAACTTCCTTGTACCCTTCCAAAAGTACACCTACTACCCTGTCATGGGCATCGCGCGCTTCAACCTCTACCTCCTCTCGTGGCTGCATGTCCTTTCTTCCAAGGCCTCGTCCCTCGGAAGCAGCAAGGCGTGGTGGATCCGCCCCGCTGAGATCGCCATGATGTCTTGCTACTGGTACATCTTTGGttacctcctcctctggtGCACCCTTCCCAGTTGGCCCGTCCGAATCGGATTCGTCCTTGTCTCGCACATCGTCACCATGCCCCTCCATGTCcaaatcaccctctcccactgGGCCATGTCCACCTCTGACCTCGGAGAATCCGAATCCTTCCCCCAGCGCCAGCTGCGCACCACCATGGATGTCGACTGCCCCGCCTGGCTCGACTTCATCCACGGCGGTCTCCAGTTCCAGGCCGTCCATCACCTCTTTCCCCGTGTACCCAGACATAACTTGCGCAAGGTCCAGACCCTGGTCAAGCAATTCTGCGCCGAGACGAACATCCCATATGTTCTTCTCAGCTTCGAGGATGGCAACAAGAAGGTCCTGAACAGGTTGCAGGAGGTGGGCGACCAGGTTGAGCATTTGATTAACTGCCAGAAGTACATGGCTGCTACCGGCGAGAGCGGTTTGCATTGA
- a CDS encoding hypothetical protein (COG:G; EggNog:ENOG503NV4Y; CAZy:GH13), which produces MSTFLSLPNPPLPPPLAALSRAATRQEPSSGHSTNIRPLRHRLPPSSCPNPLILSPPPSDPLPKQNETIFQSFEWYTPPSSTTPKSHWSLLTTLLPSLSQLGITKIWIPPACKAADAKNGNGYDIYDLWDLGEFEQKGSTPTKWGSKAQLEELCRVAEGRGVKVLFDAVLNHKTGADYKERVKAKKVDPLDRNRELDGGEVREIESWTGFTFPGRGGRYSGREWDRRHFTGVDWDDLTREKGVWKLGGKEWCVDVDEEVGNYDFLMFADVDHRHPDVQQDAFDWVKWLPTQLKIGGLRLDAIKHYSFQFQKRLLSHIDDNVENGKDWFIVGEYWREDSEFLAKYIEYMDHRISLFDVPLCSNLSKISMAGERGDLRDLFKDALCLWKPNNVVTFVVNHDTQQGQSLETPVAPWFLPHAYTLILLRANTGVPCVFWSDLYGSFASGPSSFIPPMSGNPTLLARLILIRKLYAYGTQHDLFSHQHCVGFTREGHSAHGGGAGLAAVMGNQWGLSKLKMYVGKHHSGEKWIDFLRLCPGQVMIDDEGWGEFPVSGNRGCSVWVSETAEGKDEVINLKFNSDIYRIEAEMNRRQSMFERRQYEIESMSRRALASNLPTV; this is translated from the exons atgtccaccttcctctcccttcccaatccccccctcccacctcccctcgcGGCCCTCTCCCGCGCCGCAACCCGTCAAGAACCTTCCTCAGGCCACAGCACCAACAtccgccccctccgccaccgcctccccccttcctcctgccccaaccccctcatcctttccccccccccctccgaccCGCTTCCCAAGCAGAACGAGACAATCTTCCAATCCTTCGAATGGTACacgcccccctccagcaccacccccaaatcccactggtccctcctcaccaccctcctcccctccctttcccaacTCGGCATAACCAAAATCTGGATCCCCCCCGCCTGCAAGGCAGCCGACGCGAAAAACGGAAACGGGTATGACATCTACGACCTGTGGGACCTAGGCGAGTTTGAGCAGAAGGGTTCCACCCCGACAAAATGGGGGTCAAAAGCGCAACTGGAGGAACTTTGTAGagtggcggaggggaggggggtgaaagTTTTGTTTGATGCCGTGCTGAATCACAAAACTGGAGCGGACTACAAAGAGAGGGtcaaggcgaagaaggttgACCCTTTGGACCGGAATAGGGAACtagatgggggggaggtgagggagattgagAGTTGGACGGGGTTTACGTTCccggggcggggggggaggtaCAGTGGTCGGGAATGGGACAGGAGACATTTTACGGGGGTGGATTGGGATGACTTGACtagggaaaagggggtttggaagctgggggggaaggagtggtgtgtggatgtggatgaggaggtggggaaTTATGACTTTTT AATGTTTGCCGATGTTGACCACCGACATCCGGACGTGCAGCAGGATGCTTTTGATTGGGTAAAGTGGCTGCCGACGCAGCTGAAGATTggagggttgaggttggatgcGATTAAGCATTATAGCTTCCAGTTTCAGAAGAGACTGCTGAGTCATATTGACGATAATGTTGAGAACGGAAAGGACTGGTTTATTGTTGGGGAGTACTGGAGAGAGGACTCTGAGTTCCTGGCCAAGTATATTGAGTATATGGACCACAGGATTTCGCTGTTCGATGTGCCGTTGTGCTCTAATTTGAGCAAGATATCTATGGCTGGGGAGAGAGGCGACCTAAGGGACCTGTTCAAGGATGCTTTGTGTTTGTGGAAGCCTAATAATGTTGTG ACATTCGTTGTTAATCACGACACACAACAAGGCCAGTCCCTTGAG ACTCCCGTAGCACCCTGGTTTCTACCCCACGCCTataccctcatcctcctccgcgcCAACACCGGCGTGCCCTGCGTATTTTGGTCTGACCTCTACGGCTCCTTCGCCTCCGGCCCCTCTTCTTTCATCCCTCCCATGTCCGGCaatcccaccctcctcgctcgcctcatcctcatccgcaAGCTCTACGCCTATGGCACCCAGCATGATCTCTTTTCCCACCAACACTGTGTCGGTTTCACTCGCGAGGGTCACTCCGCCCACGGTGGGGGTGCTGGGCTagcggcggtgatgggtAACCAGTGGGGCCTGTCAAAGCTGAAAATGTACGTTGGGAAACATCACAGTGGGGAGAAATGGATCGATTTCTTGAGACTGTGTCCCGGGCAGGTCatgattgatgatgagggttggggggagttTCCTGTGTCGGGCAACAGGGGTTGCTCGGTTTGGGTCAGTGAGACAGCAGAAGGGAAGGATGAGGTTATCAACCTCAAATT TAATTCGGATATCTATCGcatcgaggccgagatgaaCAGGCGACAATCCATGTTCGAGAGAAGACAGTATGAAATCGAGAGCATGAGCCGGAGAGCCCTTGCAAGCAATCTTCCAACCGTTTAA